The Flammeovirga pectinis genomic interval TCTACAGAAGGAACAATATAAAATGCACCCGGTTCTACGTGTCTTTTATTGATAGGAATATACGCATACGCTTTGTACCTGTATCTGTTACGGTATTTATAATGCGTTCCTTTATCTGCCCAAACGTGCTCAATTCTTACCTGATGATAGAATTTTACTCTACCAGAATAATGATGATACACGTATTGATGCCATATTCTGTATTCCATGAGGGTTGATTTCCCAAACTCATTTTCCTGATTAAATTTACCAATTACAGCAGGACCAACAACAATATCAAAATTGTTATTTACAAAATAATTTAACCCCATACGGTTATACGATTTATAAATTTCTAATCCTTCACCACTGTCATTAAAACGTGCATGGTGCTCTGCATAATAACCTAACCTATCAGAAAATCTAGCCTTACCATAAACAGCTCCCCATTGCCCCATATCTTGGGCATTTACTAAAGAAGAGGTACATAAGAAGACTATTAATATTAGCCCTCTCATATTATTTTGTATTTAATGGTGAGACAATAATTTGTACTTTTATTTGTTTCCTATCGGTAACATTTTGTACAAACAACTTGGAAACAATCCACGGATTGCTATTATTTATTAGTGATATATTTTTCATTTTGAAGTAGATAGATAATGTAAAAAAATGAGATGTAGAATTGCTCAGTTATTGGAGCAAATAGAAGTATTTCACCTTGTTATATCTATTTCTAAAAAATGTCACTTTAAAAAAAAGCCCTCCACAATTGGAGCGCTTTCTATCTACTTGATAAAGTAAATTATTTACTTAAAATATCTTCTATTTTTTCTATTTCTGATGAAGTGAAATTAGCATTCTTCATACATCCTACATTTTCTTCTAGCTGAGTTGGAGAACTGGCGCCCACTAAAACAGAAGTAACAACAGGGTGATTAAATAACCAAGCAATTGCCATTTGAGAAAGGGTCTGGCCTCTTTCTACGGCCATTTGATGTAGTAGTTTTATTTTATCTAATTTCTCTTCTACAGCAGTCACATTCAAATACGTATTGTCTTTATTTGCTCTAGAATTTTCTGGTATTCCATTCACATACTTATTGGTAAGCATACCTTGAGCTAACGGAGAAAATACAATTGACCCCATTTCTAAATCGCCTAATTTTGCTAACATCGGTCCTTCTACTTCACGTTCAAACATAGAGTATTTAGATTGATGAATTAGACAAGGCGTACCCATTTCTTTCAATAGATTAGCCGCTTTTTCTGTATCTTCTGGGCTATATCTAGATAAACCAATATACAATGCTTTTCCTTGTTTTACTACTTGAGATAAGGCACTCATGGTTTCTTCTAAAGGAGTTTGAGGGTCTGGTCTATGGTGGTAAAATACATCTACATAATCTAGTCCCATTCTTTTAAGACTCTGATCTAAACTAGCAATCAAGTATTTTTTAGAACCCCAGTTACCATACGGTCCCGGCCACATATCGTACCCTGCTTTTGTTGCAATAAACAGTTCATCTCTATGTGACAAAAAATCTTTCTGTAATATTCTCCCAAAATTTTCTTCTGCAGCACCATAAGGAGGTCCGTAATTATTGGCCAAGTCTAAATGAGTGATACCTAAATCGAATGCTTTTCTAACTATATTTCTAGCGTTACCGAAGTTATCGTTAAAACCGAAATTATGCCATAAACCTAAAGATATTCTAGGAAGAAGCACACCACTTTTTCCACACCTTTGGTAATGCATTGTATCGTACCTTTCTTGGTTTGGCGTATAGTTTTCTATTGGTGCTTTATCAAAAATTTCCATATTAATTCTTATTTGGTTCTTTTAATTGTTTTCATTTCGATCTATTCCCTTCAATTACAAAGCCATATTAAACGTCAAATCAAAAGATAACACCGCTTAACTTTAAGTAGATAGTAGTTAAGTATTTTCTCAAAAAAAAATAGCTCTCTTTATTAAAAATAAAAAAAATTATTACTTTTGCATCGTTACTAAAAACTAATGTTACAAACTATTCTATTACTATGAAAATTCTTACTATCCTTACAATCGGTCTATTCATGGGCTTTAAATCTTATGCTCAAACCTTTAATTCATATTATGAATTCAACAATTTAGAGGAGCAAAAAAGAAAATATAATGAAGCTGAAGATCGAATTTATCAATTAGAATGGCAAAATGAAGTTGCTTTGCGCAAACTAAATAGAAATAAAACAGTTAAAACGATCGGTATGGTCTTAGACGGAGTCTCTTTATTTATTTTGTGGCCTTTAGCTATTCCTGGAACTATCATGTGGGTAGCATCTCCTACAAAAAAACATCAAAGAACTATTGATGGAAATAATTATCAACTTCATAAAATGAAGCAAATAAAACAAGATATTGCACCACCATCTAGTTTCTCAATGTACTAAAGCTAAATACCGTATTTTTAGACAAAAACTTTCATAAATAAAGCAAATGAAAGTTTTTGTCTAAGATTATGAAAAAAGTTATTTTAAAGCTCCTGCTCATAAATATCAAATTTTGCAGAAAATGCATCCATAAATTCCTTATCGGCAAATTGTGCATCATTCATTTTAGATAACTCTTCTAGAAAGATATCAAATTGCCCATCTTTAAAAATAGAAAGCATCTTCCCTCCTTTTACACACTTTGCTTCGTGCCAGACATTTGGCGGAACTGTTATAGTATCTCCTACTTTTAAAAGCACAGTTTCATCATCAAAGATAAGCTCCATCTCACCCTCTAGCATGTAAAAGACTTCTGTCATTATTTTATGCTGATGTCGTTTTAAATGGAAACCCGGTTTTAAGGAATCTTCCACAAAACATAACTCCCCATTCGTATCTTTTGATGATACCTTTATAAAACAATGATCTTGAGAATAATCATAGTTTTCTCCCTCTCCACTTTTTACTAACTTTTTAAGTTCCATTCTTTATCAATTATAAGCACTCCTACTAGAAAAATAACTTTTGATCTATCAAAATAAGCATTCTCACCAAATAAAGAAAAGGTATGTCTAGAATTTTACGTTTATAATTTCCTCAACCTTACAAGTAATACAGGAGGAAATTTTGAATAAAAAGAATCTTGCTCTTTTGAGAAGGTAGGCTCAACATATCCATCTACAACAAAACCATTTTTAAAGGCGAGTTCAAAATAAGTGCTTATAGGTCTATGGAAATAATATTGTTCATGTTCTTGACCGGGTACAGCCATTCCCATATAATTTTCTTTTTGAATATACTCTGAAAGAATAAGGTTATTCCTTTCATCTTCAGATGCCGAATTTGAGTTAAAAACGGGGTGCTGAATTGAAAATACAAAGACTCCATTTTTGATCAAGAGCTTTGATAAACTTGCAAATAAAACACCAAGAGTTGGCATATCCATTAATGTCATGTGCGACACCGCTCCTTGAAAACCACCTTCACCAAGTGATAATAAATCCACTTCTTCAGTAGCATCAAGTACTTTATAATCGATATTTTTTGTGCTGTATTTCTTTGCTTTATCTATGTTTACCTGAGCAAAATCGAAGGCAGTTACTTTTATCCCTAATTTTGCCATTCGCCTTGCAAATAGTCCATTTCCACACCCTACATCTAATAACTTATCTCCTTCTTTTAAATTTAGAAGTTCTACAGACTGAGGTGCAATTAAATCGTTGTGCCAACGGTTTCCCATTTCGCCCATATAGCTATCCCAATTCTCTGCATTTGCATTCCAAATCTCTTTATTTTTTTGATTGATTTCTTGATTATTCATACAATTAAAGAGTTCTTTTTTTATTCTGATGGGTGACTAAAGTGAGCAGGAGGTAATAAAACATCAAACGCTATCTGATCTGTAATTAATACAGAATGAGGTATTTTCATTTCTTCTTTTGATACTAAGCCTAAGCGTTCAAAAAGCTCAAAATAAGCCATTTTTACTTTTCCTTGTTTTAAATTAAACTTTGGATGCCAAATTTCATAAGCACCAATTTTTGTTTCTGATTGGGTGTAATATCCTTTAACAGGGTGAGTTAGAATTAAATCTTGTTCTGCTAAACTACTAAAACCATCCAAAAGTATACAATCTTCGGTACTACTTTCTAAGTCTATTTTACCATTACCCATTTTAGAAGTAAACTCCATAGTATACTTCTTGTACCTACCCTCTTCATACTTAAAATCAAATGTATAACGAGCAAACTCCCAAGGCATTTTCCAAAGTAATTTAGGGAGTAAATGTGTTATTGAACCTAAAGTAGTTCCAAAAAACCAAGCTGTGTAAGCACCATCTCTTTCGTCTATAATATAAGTTCTAAAGTTAGTTTGATAAAAACTAAAATTGATAAAAGGAGCGAATTTATAGAATCGAAAATCCTTATCTTTAAAAGGTACTGCACTCACTAAAGCATACTCTTTTCCATTCTCTAAGAATGTCCATAATCTGAATGGCTTGGGAATATATTTCTTTATTTTTGAAAGGGGAACTTTATAAGATATTATGGCAAAATGCTCTAATAATGTATTGACATCTAGGCTACTTTTTGATTTTCTTGCTTGTATCCTTTTATCTAAAACTTCTTGATTATGCGACATACCTTTCAGTTATTTAAATTATGTATTACTTTATATTTAGTAATAAATAAAATACTCTACTTTACTAAGTACGCTATTTTAGGTTTACAATAGTACAATAAGGTCTTAAATTTCTAAGTAGTAAAAAGTAAGTTTGTCAGTTTAGTAAAAAGTGGGAGTATATGCATGAGAAAAGTATCTCATACTTATACCCCTTTACAATAATATAGAGCTATTTACCTTACAAATAATTTCTTTATAAGTCGCTCTTTGCCATAAACACACTGCACAATGTAAACACCTGTTGGTAAAACTGATGTATCATAAGTGATACTATTTTTTGCTGCATTTTCTATTGAAAAGCTTTCAATTAATTTTCCCATTGGAGAGTAAATAGTTATAGAAATTTGCTCCATTGTATTTAATAATTGAAATGTTGTTATTCCTTCTGATGGATTAGGGTAGAGCATTAAATCAGTTATCTCTTCTGTTCCAATTACTACTTTTTGAGGTCCAAAAACTTCTTGAGTACCATCAAAATCTACTTGCTTTAATCTGTAATAAGATATCCCTACATAAGGGTTTAAATCAATCACTTCATAATTAGATATTACTGCCGTACTGCCTTGTCCTTCTTTAAAAGTTACCTCTTCCCAATTGCGTTTGTCTTTAGATTTTTCAACTATAAACCCTTCATTATTTAACTCTTGAGCTGTTGACCATAAAATGTGAACATTACTACTTTTTACAATTGTAGTAAACGAGATGAGTTCTACTGGTAAATCTGCATTTATAGATAAGCCCGGTGTAAACTCATGGTTAGACAACCCTGCATTTACACGTAGCCCAGATGCCCCAGATGGAATTTCTGATGCTTTAAATGAATACAATTCTGTTTTTATAGCTAATAGATTACCACTACCTCCGGGTGTTTCATCTTTTTTAATTTCCTGTGGAGGGTTACCAATTCCATCTTCATGTCCCCAATCTAAATCATCTGATAATAATGAATTATCTCTTGTTAGGATTCTTAAATTTTCCGATTTATCTTCTCCTCCTACATTAGAAATATCTGCATTTTCTAGGTATAAAGTAATTTCCGAAGATGTTGCCTGTTCTGGGTTTATTCTCCACATTCCATCTTCATATTTATCAGAATATAGATCTGATGGGAAGTCTCCACCAATTGCTTCATCTACATACATTGCTTGCCAAGTAATTAATTTTGCACTTGGGTTTACAGTTCTATTAAAATCTGATAACGGAGCCGGACCTACACCTGCTAAATAAAAACCACTTACTCCACCAATTGGAAAATAAGCACTCCCTCCTTCATCCACAATAAAAGAAGTTTTACCTACTATGTAGCTATCCTTACTAATTGTTTCTGTTTGTTTTTCATCTGTTGTAGTATCCCAAATCAATTGACCGTTGGCATCTATTAAACCATTTTCTAAAATCACATTATTGGCATAAACCTCATGGTCTTGAATGGTTAAACCAGGTTTTACTTCACCTAAATTTTTATCTATAACAAGTTGGCCTATCCTATCATCAGTACTCCAAGGAGCCGACATAATTGCAGCAGATGTTCCAGTAAATTTAATAATTGGGTTACTGGCTCCTGTCTTTCTTGTAACATCCGTATCTTTATAATAATTGCCTGTTAAAGCCAAATAACCCGATCTATAATTAAACTTACTACTACTTCCTTCAAAAGAAACGTTACCATCTACTGACAAAATTCCATTGGTTTCACTTCCACCAGAAATACCCAACTGTAAGTTTCCTTGTATTGTTAGATCGGTATTTTCAAGAAAAAATTCTGAAGAAGAAA includes:
- a CDS encoding DUF2490 domain-containing protein, which encodes MRGLILIVFLCTSSLVNAQDMGQWGAVYGKARFSDRLGYYAEHHARFNDSGEGLEIYKSYNRMGLNYFVNNNFDIVVGPAVIGKFNQENEFGKSTLMEYRIWHQYVYHHYSGRVKFYHQVRIEHVWADKGTHYKYRNRYRYKAYAYIPINKRHVEPGAFYIVPSVEIFMHDNSSHSLEDFRVYNAIGYKFNDTTSFMAGHMWTWNNEQTSNVFRFSLYIDLDLRK
- a CDS encoding aldo/keto reductase codes for the protein MEIFDKAPIENYTPNQERYDTMHYQRCGKSGVLLPRISLGLWHNFGFNDNFGNARNIVRKAFDLGITHLDLANNYGPPYGAAEENFGRILQKDFLSHRDELFIATKAGYDMWPGPYGNWGSKKYLIASLDQSLKRMGLDYVDVFYHHRPDPQTPLEETMSALSQVVKQGKALYIGLSRYSPEDTEKAANLLKEMGTPCLIHQSKYSMFEREVEGPMLAKLGDLEMGSIVFSPLAQGMLTNKYVNGIPENSRANKDNTYLNVTAVEEKLDKIKLLHQMAVERGQTLSQMAIAWLFNHPVVTSVLVGASSPTQLEENVGCMKNANFTSSEIEKIEDILSK
- a CDS encoding cupin domain-containing protein, producing the protein MELKKLVKSGEGENYDYSQDHCFIKVSSKDTNGELCFVEDSLKPGFHLKRHQHKIMTEVFYMLEGEMELIFDDETVLLKVGDTITVPPNVWHEAKCVKGGKMLSIFKDGQFDIFLEELSKMNDAQFADKEFMDAFSAKFDIYEQEL
- a CDS encoding class I SAM-dependent methyltransferase; its protein translation is MNNQEINQKNKEIWNANAENWDSYMGEMGNRWHNDLIAPQSVELLNLKEGDKLLDVGCGNGLFARRMAKLGIKVTAFDFAQVNIDKAKKYSTKNIDYKVLDATEEVDLLSLGEGGFQGAVSHMTLMDMPTLGVLFASLSKLLIKNGVFVFSIQHPVFNSNSASEDERNNLILSEYIQKENYMGMAVPGQEHEQYYFHRPISTYFELAFKNGFVVDGYVEPTFSKEQDSFYSKFPPVLLVRLRKL
- a CDS encoding DUF2071 domain-containing protein, whose translation is MSHNQEVLDKRIQARKSKSSLDVNTLLEHFAIISYKVPLSKIKKYIPKPFRLWTFLENGKEYALVSAVPFKDKDFRFYKFAPFINFSFYQTNFRTYIIDERDGAYTAWFFGTTLGSITHLLPKLLWKMPWEFARYTFDFKYEEGRYKKYTMEFTSKMGNGKIDLESSTEDCILLDGFSSLAEQDLILTHPVKGYYTQSETKIGAYEIWHPKFNLKQGKVKMAYFELFERLGLVSKEEMKIPHSVLITDQIAFDVLLPPAHFSHPSE